Below is a window of Ruegeria sp. THAF33 DNA.
GCTTTCGAAATCGCCGTTCTGAACCGAGCGCAGCGGCATCTCTACCTCGGACTCATAGGTCGCCTGATCGATGTAACCGTTCTGGTACATCTCACGCAGCACATAGTTTCGGCGGGCCAGCAGGCGTTCCTTTTCCCGAACCGGGTGGTAATCCGACGGCGCCTTGGGCATCGCGGCCAGCATCGCGGCTTCGTGCGGGGCAAGTTCCTGCAAGGTCTTGTTGAAATAGGTCTGCGCGGCGGCCGTCACACCGTACGAGTTCTGACCCAGAAAGATCTCGTTCAGGTAGAGCTCAAGGATCTGCTCCTTGTCCAGGGTATCCTCGAGCCGGGTGGCCAGGATGATTTCCTTGATCTTGCGTTCCGCCCGGCGGTCGCCCGACAACAGGAAGTTCTTCATCACCTGCTGCGTAATGGTCGACGCACCGCGCACGGTACCGCCTTTGGTGCGCACCGCTTCGACACCTGCCGCGACGATGCCGCGTGGGTCATAACCCTGATGGGTATAGAAATTCTTGTCTTCCGCCGAAATAAACGCCTGCTTCACCAGATCGGGAATTTCCGCGGACGGCGTGAACAGGCGGCGTTCCTGCGCGAATTCGTCGATCAACTGGCCTTCGCCCGAATAGATCCGGCTGATCGTCGGGGGCTTGTACTGGGCCAGGGATTCGTGGCTGGGCAGGTCCCGGCCATACATCCAGAACACCGCACCGATCACCAGTGCGACCATGAAAATACCCAAGGTAACGATACTGAAGATCGCCCCGAAAAACGAAAGAATGAACCGGATCACGTTACTGCCTTTTTCTCGCGGTGGTGCCTATATAGTGTTGCACCGCCCAAGGGTCAAAACACCAAGCGTATTCTAGCCGTTTTGCGTCGCAAGGTCACTGGCCAATCAGGGATTTGCGGATCACATCCTGCTGACGCCAGTCTTCGATCCCCTGAAAAATACCCAAGGCCATTTTCGCCCGCCATTCCGAATCCCTGAGGTTTTCTCGATCTCTGGGGCTCGACAGAAATCCAAGTTCGACCAAAACAGACGGAATATCGGCCGCCTTGAGCACCGAGAACGAAGCGGTCCGCAGCGGTTTACGGTTCATCGGCCCGCCTTGCTGGGCCATCCCGTTGGCGATCGCGCTGGCCAAGGACCTGGTCCGCGGCATCGTTTCCTGGCGCGCCAGATCAAGTAGAACATCGGCCACCTGATCATCGGCACCATTCAGATCGATACCCGAGATCAAATCCCCCCGATCATGCCGCTCGGCCAGTTTTGAACTGGCCACATCCGAAGCATCGGCCGACAGGGTATAGACGGCAGCCCCATGGGCCTGACCTTCCGACAGGGAATCCGCATGCAGCGAAATGAACAGATCCGCGCCAGCCCGATGCGCCAGGGCAATCCGGCGCTCCAACGAGACGAACTGGTCGTCAACCCGGGTCAGGACCACCTCATAACCTCCTGATCGCAAGAGAACTTCGCGCAGTTCGCGGGCAAAGGTCAGCATCAGGGTTTTTTCATCAACGCCGTCGATTTCGGCACCCGGATCAATCCCGCCATGCCCCGGATCGAGCATCACGCGCAACGGCCTGTCTGCCGAGCGCGCCGATGCCTGCGGCACATCAGCCGGTTCCGGCAGGTCCCATCCCGGGTTGCGCGGCGCACCTGCGGTTGCGTTGAACGTATCAAAATCCGTGCCCTTGAGGTTGAGAGACAGCATAGCCGACCCCGAATCCTCGGCAACAGCCAACTCGGCAGTGTCTACGGCCATCGGAGCGCCCAGTTCCAACACCAGCCGCGACCAACCCGGAACATAGGCTCCGAATTGCACGCCGCTGACGCGTTCGGATTGCAGGAAATCCGTTCGGTTCAGCCCGGTCCAATCCACTTCGTTGAAGTCCAGAACCATCCGGTACGGATCCTGCAAGGTGAAGATCCGGTACGGCACCCCCTGGCTCAGGCCGATATCCACGCGAACGCCGGTTCGTCCCACATCCGTGATGCGGCTTTGGTCGGGCTGAACGCGTGCCAGCGCACTGAAATCCTGCGCAACGGCACTGCCGCACAGCGCCCAGATCAGGGCGATGCAAATGAAGATCCTGCTCATGGCCTCAAGTTTTCCCGAGATCGTTTGCCGGGCAGCCTATACCACAAGGGCTGATTTGTGAACGGCTCAGGCAGGTTCCCCGATCACCTTCCGCTCGGTCATGAAAACGCGCAACCGTTCCAGCCCGTCCTGAATGTCGGCCGTCGAACGCGCATAGGAAAAACGCAACGTCGTATGGCCGCGCTGCGGATCGAAATCCAGACCCGGCGTGACCGCGACCCCGGCCTTTTCCAGAATCTCGGCCGCAAA
It encodes the following:
- a CDS encoding N-acetylmuramoyl-L-alanine amidase, giving the protein MSRIFICIALIWALCGSAVAQDFSALARVQPDQSRITDVGRTGVRVDIGLSQGVPYRIFTLQDPYRMVLDFNEVDWTGLNRTDFLQSERVSGVQFGAYVPGWSRLVLELGAPMAVDTAELAVAEDSGSAMLSLNLKGTDFDTFNATAGAPRNPGWDLPEPADVPQASARSADRPLRVMLDPGHGGIDPGAEIDGVDEKTLMLTFARELREVLLRSGGYEVVLTRVDDQFVSLERRIALAHRAGADLFISLHADSLSEGQAHGAAVYTLSADASDVASSKLAERHDRGDLISGIDLNGADDQVADVLLDLARQETMPRTRSLASAIANGMAQQGGPMNRKPLRTASFSVLKAADIPSVLVELGFLSSPRDRENLRDSEWRAKMALGIFQGIEDWRQQDVIRKSLIGQ